From the genome of Papaver somniferum cultivar HN1 chromosome 2, ASM357369v1, whole genome shotgun sequence, one region includes:
- the LOC113348784 gene encoding pentatricopeptide repeat-containing protein At5g46100-like isoform X1, translating into MLISVSDHQYLRVSTSIHLHFQQHLDQEESWSVQVRRVTMGLKTAIKWPKQITPALVQKLILRERDIQKAVIIFDSATAEYANGFRHDQNTFSIMISKLASANQFRSAEDLLDRMKKEKCNLTEDIFLSVCRAYGRVHRPLDSLRIFHKMKDLQCERTKKSYVTVFSILVSENQLKVAQKFHRDMKEEGISPNVAFLNVLIKALSMNKSTIDAALAVFKEMPDKGHIPDSYTYGTLISGLCKLGMIDEAKRLFKDMETKGCSPTVITYTCLIHSLCRSSNLGEAMKLLKEMGSKGIEPNVVTFSSLMDGLCKGGRSSEALELLANMIAKCLTPNVITYSSLINGLLKEGKLQEAVEILDRMKLQGLRPNVGLYGNLVTCLCECSKFREAANFLDEMVLGKVSPGCVTWSLHIKMHNMVVQGLCEKDLGRAFQVYLSMRTRGILRNQSTYSSLVACFCSTGDAQKAYRVIHEMVLDGFVPDEVTWNAIVSGFLCRKKVHEAAELVQLELVGEFLKPVV; encoded by the exons ATGCTGATCTCTGTTTCCGATCATCAATATTTAAGAGTTTCAACCTCAATTCATCTACATTTTCAGCAG CACCTTGACCAGGAAGAGAGCTGGTCTGTACAAGTTAGGAGAGTTACAATGGGACTCAAGACAGCGATCAAATGGCCAAAGCAGATCACTCCAGCCTTAGTTCAGAAGTTGATTCTGCGGGAACGAGATATTCAGAAAGCAGTCATCATATTTGATTCAGCCACAGCAGAGTACGCTAATGGCTTTCGACATGATCAGAATACTTTTAGCATAATGATTTCTAAATTAGCTTCTGCCAACCAGTTCAGGTCAGCTGAGGACCTCCTCGATAGGATGAAAAAAGAGAAATGTAACTTAACTGAAGACATATTTCTATCTGTCTGCAGAGCATATGGACGGGTTCACAGGCCTTTGGACTCCCTTAGGATTTTTCACAAAATGAAGGATTTGCAGTGCGAGCGCACTAAAAAATCTTATGTTACAGTGTTTTCCATACTTGTTTCTGAAAACCAGTTAAAGGTGGCCCAAAAGTTCCATAGAGATATGAAAGAAGAGGGTATTTCACCAAATGTCGCTTTCCTTAATGTTTTGATTAAGGCTCTCAGCATGAACAAGAGTACCATAGATGCAGCACTTGCAGTGTTCAAAGAAATGCCTGATAAGGGGCATATTCCTGATTCTTACACATATGGTACACTTATTAGTGGCTTATGTAAATTGGGGATGATTGATGAAGCAAAAAGGCTGTTCAAAGATATGGAGACAAAAGGTTGTTCACCCACAGTTATTACTTATACCTGCTTGATACATAGTTTATGCCGTTCTAGCAACTTGGGTGAAGCAATGAAATTGCTAAAAGAGATGGGTAGCAAAGGAATTGAACCCAATGTAGTTACATTCAGTTCTCTAATGGATGGTCTGTGTAAAGGTGGCCGTTCATCGGAAGCCCTCGAGCTACTGGCAAATATGATAGCTAAGTGCCTTACTCCAAACGTGATAACTTACAGTTCCTTAATTAACGGACTATTGAAAGAAGGGAAACTTCAAGAAGCAGTTGAGATTCTTGACAGAATGAAACTTCAAGGATTGAGACCGAATGTAGGGTTGTATGGTAACCTCGTAACCTGTCTATGTGAGTGCTCTAAGTTTCGCGAGGCTGCAAACTTCCTCGATGAGATGGTCCTTGGTAAAGTCTCACCTGGATGTGTAACTTGGAGTCTTCACATTAAGATGCATAATATGGTAGTACAGGGGCTCTGTGAGAAAGATCTGGGTCGAGCTTTTCAAGTGTACTTGAGTATGCGAACTCGAGGCATTTTGCGTAACCAGTCAACTTATAGTTCTCTGGTAGCTTGTTTTTGTTCGACAGGAGATGCTCAGAAAGCTTATCGTGTAATTCATGAAATGGTGCTTGATGGGTTTGTTCCCGATGAGGTCACATGGAATGCTATTGTAAGTGGATTCTTGTGTCGAAAGAAAGTGCATGAAGCTGCTGAGTTAGTACAGCTCGAGTTGGTGGGAGAGTTTCTTAAGCCTGtggtgtaa
- the LOC113348784 gene encoding pentatricopeptide repeat-containing protein At5g46100-like isoform X2, with product MLISVSDHQYLRVSTSIHLHFQQEESWSVQVRRVTMGLKTAIKWPKQITPALVQKLILRERDIQKAVIIFDSATAEYANGFRHDQNTFSIMISKLASANQFRSAEDLLDRMKKEKCNLTEDIFLSVCRAYGRVHRPLDSLRIFHKMKDLQCERTKKSYVTVFSILVSENQLKVAQKFHRDMKEEGISPNVAFLNVLIKALSMNKSTIDAALAVFKEMPDKGHIPDSYTYGTLISGLCKLGMIDEAKRLFKDMETKGCSPTVITYTCLIHSLCRSSNLGEAMKLLKEMGSKGIEPNVVTFSSLMDGLCKGGRSSEALELLANMIAKCLTPNVITYSSLINGLLKEGKLQEAVEILDRMKLQGLRPNVGLYGNLVTCLCECSKFREAANFLDEMVLGKVSPGCVTWSLHIKMHNMVVQGLCEKDLGRAFQVYLSMRTRGILRNQSTYSSLVACFCSTGDAQKAYRVIHEMVLDGFVPDEVTWNAIVSGFLCRKKVHEAAELVQLELVGEFLKPVV from the exons ATGCTGATCTCTGTTTCCGATCATCAATATTTAAGAGTTTCAACCTCAATTCATCTACATTTTCAGCAG GAAGAGAGCTGGTCTGTACAAGTTAGGAGAGTTACAATGGGACTCAAGACAGCGATCAAATGGCCAAAGCAGATCACTCCAGCCTTAGTTCAGAAGTTGATTCTGCGGGAACGAGATATTCAGAAAGCAGTCATCATATTTGATTCAGCCACAGCAGAGTACGCTAATGGCTTTCGACATGATCAGAATACTTTTAGCATAATGATTTCTAAATTAGCTTCTGCCAACCAGTTCAGGTCAGCTGAGGACCTCCTCGATAGGATGAAAAAAGAGAAATGTAACTTAACTGAAGACATATTTCTATCTGTCTGCAGAGCATATGGACGGGTTCACAGGCCTTTGGACTCCCTTAGGATTTTTCACAAAATGAAGGATTTGCAGTGCGAGCGCACTAAAAAATCTTATGTTACAGTGTTTTCCATACTTGTTTCTGAAAACCAGTTAAAGGTGGCCCAAAAGTTCCATAGAGATATGAAAGAAGAGGGTATTTCACCAAATGTCGCTTTCCTTAATGTTTTGATTAAGGCTCTCAGCATGAACAAGAGTACCATAGATGCAGCACTTGCAGTGTTCAAAGAAATGCCTGATAAGGGGCATATTCCTGATTCTTACACATATGGTACACTTATTAGTGGCTTATGTAAATTGGGGATGATTGATGAAGCAAAAAGGCTGTTCAAAGATATGGAGACAAAAGGTTGTTCACCCACAGTTATTACTTATACCTGCTTGATACATAGTTTATGCCGTTCTAGCAACTTGGGTGAAGCAATGAAATTGCTAAAAGAGATGGGTAGCAAAGGAATTGAACCCAATGTAGTTACATTCAGTTCTCTAATGGATGGTCTGTGTAAAGGTGGCCGTTCATCGGAAGCCCTCGAGCTACTGGCAAATATGATAGCTAAGTGCCTTACTCCAAACGTGATAACTTACAGTTCCTTAATTAACGGACTATTGAAAGAAGGGAAACTTCAAGAAGCAGTTGAGATTCTTGACAGAATGAAACTTCAAGGATTGAGACCGAATGTAGGGTTGTATGGTAACCTCGTAACCTGTCTATGTGAGTGCTCTAAGTTTCGCGAGGCTGCAAACTTCCTCGATGAGATGGTCCTTGGTAAAGTCTCACCTGGATGTGTAACTTGGAGTCTTCACATTAAGATGCATAATATGGTAGTACAGGGGCTCTGTGAGAAAGATCTGGGTCGAGCTTTTCAAGTGTACTTGAGTATGCGAACTCGAGGCATTTTGCGTAACCAGTCAACTTATAGTTCTCTGGTAGCTTGTTTTTGTTCGACAGGAGATGCTCAGAAAGCTTATCGTGTAATTCATGAAATGGTGCTTGATGGGTTTGTTCCCGATGAGGTCACATGGAATGCTATTGTAAGTGGATTCTTGTGTCGAAAGAAAGTGCATGAAGCTGCTGAGTTAGTACAGCTCGAGTTGGTGGGAGAGTTTCTTAAGCCTGtggtgtaa
- the LOC113348784 gene encoding pentatricopeptide repeat-containing protein At5g46100-like isoform X3 has protein sequence MGLKTAIKWPKQITPALVQKLILRERDIQKAVIIFDSATAEYANGFRHDQNTFSIMISKLASANQFRSAEDLLDRMKKEKCNLTEDIFLSVCRAYGRVHRPLDSLRIFHKMKDLQCERTKKSYVTVFSILVSENQLKVAQKFHRDMKEEGISPNVAFLNVLIKALSMNKSTIDAALAVFKEMPDKGHIPDSYTYGTLISGLCKLGMIDEAKRLFKDMETKGCSPTVITYTCLIHSLCRSSNLGEAMKLLKEMGSKGIEPNVVTFSSLMDGLCKGGRSSEALELLANMIAKCLTPNVITYSSLINGLLKEGKLQEAVEILDRMKLQGLRPNVGLYGNLVTCLCECSKFREAANFLDEMVLGKVSPGCVTWSLHIKMHNMVVQGLCEKDLGRAFQVYLSMRTRGILRNQSTYSSLVACFCSTGDAQKAYRVIHEMVLDGFVPDEVTWNAIVSGFLCRKKVHEAAELVQLELVGEFLKPVV, from the coding sequence ATGGGACTCAAGACAGCGATCAAATGGCCAAAGCAGATCACTCCAGCCTTAGTTCAGAAGTTGATTCTGCGGGAACGAGATATTCAGAAAGCAGTCATCATATTTGATTCAGCCACAGCAGAGTACGCTAATGGCTTTCGACATGATCAGAATACTTTTAGCATAATGATTTCTAAATTAGCTTCTGCCAACCAGTTCAGGTCAGCTGAGGACCTCCTCGATAGGATGAAAAAAGAGAAATGTAACTTAACTGAAGACATATTTCTATCTGTCTGCAGAGCATATGGACGGGTTCACAGGCCTTTGGACTCCCTTAGGATTTTTCACAAAATGAAGGATTTGCAGTGCGAGCGCACTAAAAAATCTTATGTTACAGTGTTTTCCATACTTGTTTCTGAAAACCAGTTAAAGGTGGCCCAAAAGTTCCATAGAGATATGAAAGAAGAGGGTATTTCACCAAATGTCGCTTTCCTTAATGTTTTGATTAAGGCTCTCAGCATGAACAAGAGTACCATAGATGCAGCACTTGCAGTGTTCAAAGAAATGCCTGATAAGGGGCATATTCCTGATTCTTACACATATGGTACACTTATTAGTGGCTTATGTAAATTGGGGATGATTGATGAAGCAAAAAGGCTGTTCAAAGATATGGAGACAAAAGGTTGTTCACCCACAGTTATTACTTATACCTGCTTGATACATAGTTTATGCCGTTCTAGCAACTTGGGTGAAGCAATGAAATTGCTAAAAGAGATGGGTAGCAAAGGAATTGAACCCAATGTAGTTACATTCAGTTCTCTAATGGATGGTCTGTGTAAAGGTGGCCGTTCATCGGAAGCCCTCGAGCTACTGGCAAATATGATAGCTAAGTGCCTTACTCCAAACGTGATAACTTACAGTTCCTTAATTAACGGACTATTGAAAGAAGGGAAACTTCAAGAAGCAGTTGAGATTCTTGACAGAATGAAACTTCAAGGATTGAGACCGAATGTAGGGTTGTATGGTAACCTCGTAACCTGTCTATGTGAGTGCTCTAAGTTTCGCGAGGCTGCAAACTTCCTCGATGAGATGGTCCTTGGTAAAGTCTCACCTGGATGTGTAACTTGGAGTCTTCACATTAAGATGCATAATATGGTAGTACAGGGGCTCTGTGAGAAAGATCTGGGTCGAGCTTTTCAAGTGTACTTGAGTATGCGAACTCGAGGCATTTTGCGTAACCAGTCAACTTATAGTTCTCTGGTAGCTTGTTTTTGTTCGACAGGAGATGCTCAGAAAGCTTATCGTGTAATTCATGAAATGGTGCTTGATGGGTTTGTTCCCGATGAGGTCACATGGAATGCTATTGTAAGTGGATTCTTGTGTCGAAAGAAAGTGCATGAAGCTGCTGAGTTAGTACAGCTCGAGTTGGTGGGAGAGTTTCTTAAGCCTGtggtgtaa